Within the Solwaraspora sp. WMMA2056 genome, the region TTCGCGACGCTCGCGCCGATCCTGCTGCCGGCGGCGTTGCGCGACCCCCGGTGACCACCCGTATTCCGAAGGAGAGACCGTGTTCAACCGGATCGCAGTAGTGGGGATGGGCTACGTCGGCCTGACGCTGGCGGCCGGCCTGGCCCGCAACGGCTTCGAGGTGTACGGCGTCGACAGCTCGCCGACCGTGCGGGACTCCCTCGCCCAGGGCCGCGTGCACCTCTACGAACCGGGCCTGGCCGACGCGCTGACCGAGACCCTCGGCACCTCGCTGTCCATCCACCCGGACCTGCCCGCCGGCCTCGACGCGGCGATCATCTGCGTGTCGACGCCGGTACGCGCCGACACCCGGCAACCGGACCTGACGAACATCGCCGCAGCGGCGGCGCAGATCGCCCGCCAGTGCGGGCCCGACACCCTCGTCGTGGTGCGCAGCACCGTACCGGTCGGCACCAGCCGGCGGACCGTGCTGCCGGCGCTGACCGCGGCCTGGGGCCGGGCCCGCCTGGTGATGGCCCCGGAACGCACCATCCAGGGCCAGGCCATGCGGGAGCTGGCCGAGCTACCGCAGATCGTCGGCGGCCTCGACGACGCCAGCCGCAACGCCGGGGTGGCCCTGTTCGGGGTGCTCGCCCGCCAGGTCGTCCCGGTCTCCAGTCTGGAGGCCGCCGAGCTGGTGAAGCTCGCGAACAACTGCCACACCGACCTGATCTACGCCTACGGCAACGAGATCGCCCTGCTCGCCGGGGCGCACGGCGTCGACCCGCTGGAGGTCGTCCGGGCCGCCAACCACGACTACCCCCGGCCCGACCTGGCCCGCCCCGGGTTCGTCGGCGGCAGCTGCCTGACCAAGGACCCGTACCTGTTCGGTGCCAGCGCGCCGGCACACACCCCGCTGCTCGTCGCGGCCGCCCGGCAGCGCAACGAACAACTGCCGGTGCAGGTCGCCGAGACCGTCGTCGGGCGGCTGCGGCAACTGCGCGGCGGCACCGCCGGTGCGACCCTGGCCGTCCTCGGCTGGGCCTACAAGGGCTGGCCGCCCACCGACGACATGCGGGGCGCGGCGATCGTGCCGATGATGCCGGTCTTCCAACGCGCCGGGCTGCGGGTACTCGGCCACGACCCACTCGTCACCGACGAGGTCGTCCGGGCACACGGCGGCGACCCGGTCAGCCTGGACAAGGCGTTCAGCGAAGCCGACGCCGTGCTGGTGCTCAACGACCACCCCGACTACCGGGCGCTGCCGGTGACGACGCTGCTGCCCGGCACCGGCGTCCGGCTGGTCTACGACTCGTGGCGCATCCTCGACGAGGAGCTGGTCCGGGCCGCCGGCGCCCACTACGAGGGCATCGGCTACCGCCCGGCCGGGGAGCTGGTGTGATGCGCGCGCTCGTGCTCGGCGGAGCCGGCTTCATCGGACTGCACCTGACCCGTCGGCTGCTCGCCGACGGACACACCGTCACCGTCGTCGACGACTTCTCCCGGGGCCGCGACGACGCCGAACTGGCCCGGGTCTGCGCCGACCCGGCCGTCGAGGTGGTCACCGGTGACCTCACCCGCGCGAGCACCTGGGCGGCGCTGCCCCACCGGTTCGACCAGGTGTACCTGCTCGCGGCCGTCGTCGGGGTCCGCAACGTCGAAGCCGACCCGGCCCGGGTGGTCCGGGTCAACGCGCTGGTCGCCCTGCACCTGATGGACTGGCTGACCACCGCCGACCGGGTCTTCTTCAGCTCCACCAGCGAGGTGTACGCCGGAGCCGTCGACGCCGGCGTCGCCGCCGTACCCACCGGTGAGGACGTGCCCGCCATGGTGGCCGACGTCACCGCGCCCCGGTTCGCGTACGCCACCAGCAAACTGCTCGGCGAGGCCGCCGTGCTGCACGGCGCCCGCGCCGCCGGAGCCGGCGCCGTCGTCGGCCGGTTCCACAACGTGTACGGGCCCCGGATGGGCGCCGACCACGTGGTGCCGGAGATGGCGCTGCGGGCGATCCGGGGCGAGGACCCGTTCCGGGTGCCCGGCGCCGACCAGTACCGGGCCTTCTGCCACGTCGACGACGCGGTCGAGGCGGTCCTGCGGCTGATGGCCACCCCGGCCGCGACCGGGCAGATCGTGCACATCGGCAACGACGCCGAGCAGACCAACATCGCCGACCTGGCGAAACTGGTGCTGCGGACCGCCGGCAGCCACGCCAGCCTGCAACCCGAGCCGGCACCGCCCGGCTCGGTGCACCGGCGCTGCCCCGACCTGCGTACCCTGCGCCGGCTGACCGGCTACGAGCCGCAGGTCGGGCTGGAAGACGGCGTCGCCCGCACCTTCGCCTGGTACCGCGACCACTGGCGACCCGACCACGGGCACCGCGCCGCCACCGGCCCGGTCCGGCCGGACCACACCGGAAAGCAGGTGCCGCCATGTCGGTGAGTCTGCGCCGACGGATCCTCGACGCGGTCGACGACCGGGTGGATCCGCGGATCATCGCCGGTCTGGGCGGGATCGCCCTGTCGCTGCGCTCCCGGTCGCGGTGCGTCGTGCGCTACGAGGACCAGGACTGGATCCACCGGTACCCGAGCGGGGTCGTGGTCAACACCACGCTGGGCGGGGCGTGCGCCGCGCAGGAGGACCGGATCACCCGGGACACCTTCCTGTACGCCCACCAGCCGCGCCCCGGCGGCACGGTCGTCGACATCGGCGCCGGCGTCGGCTCGGAGGTCCGGATCTTCTCCCGGGCCGTCGGTGACACCGGCCGGGTGCTCAGCATCGAGGCGCATCCGCGCACCTTCCGCTGCCTGCGCCGTACCGTCGAACTGAACCGGTTGTCGAACGTGACCCTGCTGGAGTGCGCCGTCGTCGGCGAGGCCGGCCCGGTCCGCCTCGACGAGGACACCCTCGGCCACATCCGCAACGGCATCACCCGCGCCGACGCGCCCGACAGCGACACGGGTGCCGGCGGTGTCGAGGTCGTCGGCCGACGGCTGGACGAGATCCTGCACAGCTGCGGCGTCGACCGCGTCGACCTGCTCAAGATGAACATCGAAGGCGCCGAACTGGAGGTGCTGCGGTCCGCCGTCGACGTGCTCGACGTCGTCGACAACCTGGTGGTCTCCTGCCACGACTTCAAGGCCGACGGCCCCGCCGACGCCTGGATGCGCACCTTCGCGCCGGTCAAGGCACTGCTGCGCGCCGCCGGCTACACGATCACCACCCGGCCCGGCGACCCCCGGCCGTGGATCCCCTACTACGTGTACGCGAGCCGGGGCAGGTGAGCATGCGACTGCTCTACATCGGCGGGATGGGCCGCAGCGGCAGCACCCTGGTCGAACGGATCCTCAACGAACTGCCCGGCGTCTGCGGCCTCGGCGAGGTCGCGCAGGTCTGGGACAACGGCGTCCGCGACAACCGACGCTGCGCCTGCGGCGCCGCGTTCCACGACTGCCCGCTGTGGCGGCGCATCGGCGAGTACGCCTTCGGCGGCTGGCACAACGTCGACCTCGACCGGGTACGCCGACTGCGCGACACGGTCGGCCGTACCCGGCACCTGCGGCGGCTCGCCGGGCCACGACTGACCGGCCGCCGCCGATCGCGGGTCGCCACCTACGTCGGCTACCACGCGCGCATCTACACGGCGGCGGCGACCATCACCGGAGCACAGGTCGTCGTCGACTCGTCCAAGGACACCGCGTTGGCGTACGGCCTGCGCTGGGCCGGCCCGGCCGACCTGCGGATCCTGCACCTGGTACGGGATCCGCGCGGGGTCGCGTACTCCTGGATGAAACCGGTCCACGACCACGAAGCCGGCACCCTGGTGCCGGTGCCGACGTTCCCGTCGGTCCGGTGCGCGCTGAGCTGGAGCGGGCACAACGCCGCCTACGATCTGCTGGCCCGCCTCGGCCGCCGCACCGACGTCCCCGGGACCGACCTGCGGATACGCCGGATGCGCTACGAGGACGTCCTGGCCGATCCGCCGGGTGCCCTGACCGCCCTGGCCGACTTCGCCGGCCTGCCCCTTGCCGAGGCCGACCTGTCCTTCCTGGGCGACGACCACGCACGGTTCAGCACCCTGCACAGCGTCTCCGGTAACCGGATGCGGTTCGACACCGGCCGGCTGCGGCTGCGCGTCGACGACGCCTGGCGCGCCTCGTTGCCGGCGGGGCACCGACGGCTGATCGGCACCCTGACCGCCCCGTTGCT harbors:
- a CDS encoding nucleotide sugar dehydrogenase — its product is MFNRIAVVGMGYVGLTLAAGLARNGFEVYGVDSSPTVRDSLAQGRVHLYEPGLADALTETLGTSLSIHPDLPAGLDAAIICVSTPVRADTRQPDLTNIAAAAAQIARQCGPDTLVVVRSTVPVGTSRRTVLPALTAAWGRARLVMAPERTIQGQAMRELAELPQIVGGLDDASRNAGVALFGVLARQVVPVSSLEAAELVKLANNCHTDLIYAYGNEIALLAGAHGVDPLEVVRAANHDYPRPDLARPGFVGGSCLTKDPYLFGASAPAHTPLLVAAARQRNEQLPVQVAETVVGRLRQLRGGTAGATLAVLGWAYKGWPPTDDMRGAAIVPMMPVFQRAGLRVLGHDPLVTDEVVRAHGGDPVSLDKAFSEADAVLVLNDHPDYRALPVTTLLPGTGVRLVYDSWRILDEELVRAAGAHYEGIGYRPAGELV
- a CDS encoding NAD-dependent epimerase/dehydratase family protein, producing MRALVLGGAGFIGLHLTRRLLADGHTVTVVDDFSRGRDDAELARVCADPAVEVVTGDLTRASTWAALPHRFDQVYLLAAVVGVRNVEADPARVVRVNALVALHLMDWLTTADRVFFSSTSEVYAGAVDAGVAAVPTGEDVPAMVADVTAPRFAYATSKLLGEAAVLHGARAAGAGAVVGRFHNVYGPRMGADHVVPEMALRAIRGEDPFRVPGADQYRAFCHVDDAVEAVLRLMATPAATGQIVHIGNDAEQTNIADLAKLVLRTAGSHASLQPEPAPPGSVHRRCPDLRTLRRLTGYEPQVGLEDGVARTFAWYRDHWRPDHGHRAATGPVRPDHTGKQVPPCR
- a CDS encoding FkbM family methyltransferase gives rise to the protein MSVSLRRRILDAVDDRVDPRIIAGLGGIALSLRSRSRCVVRYEDQDWIHRYPSGVVVNTTLGGACAAQEDRITRDTFLYAHQPRPGGTVVDIGAGVGSEVRIFSRAVGDTGRVLSIEAHPRTFRCLRRTVELNRLSNVTLLECAVVGEAGPVRLDEDTLGHIRNGITRADAPDSDTGAGGVEVVGRRLDEILHSCGVDRVDLLKMNIEGAELEVLRSAVDVLDVVDNLVVSCHDFKADGPADAWMRTFAPVKALLRAAGYTITTRPGDPRPWIPYYVYASRGR
- a CDS encoding sulfotransferase; the encoded protein is MRLLYIGGMGRSGSTLVERILNELPGVCGLGEVAQVWDNGVRDNRRCACGAAFHDCPLWRRIGEYAFGGWHNVDLDRVRRLRDTVGRTRHLRRLAGPRLTGRRRSRVATYVGYHARIYTAAATITGAQVVVDSSKDTALAYGLRWAGPADLRILHLVRDPRGVAYSWMKPVHDHEAGTLVPVPTFPSVRCALSWSGHNAAYDLLARLGRRTDVPGTDLRIRRMRYEDVLADPPGALTALADFAGLPLAEADLSFLGDDHARFSTLHSVSGNRMRFDTGRLRLRVDDAWRASLPAGHRRLIGTLTAPLLRAYGYHRPTPPVESVPPGAAAESVPPGPPAGSGAEPARHGAGQKV